In Malus sylvestris chromosome 16, drMalSylv7.2, whole genome shotgun sequence, the following are encoded in one genomic region:
- the LOC126608067 gene encoding SAC3 family protein B-like isoform X3, with amino-acid sequence MYPGFSKASGPTGPPGSRPLFGNFGSGRPPSPSPPTNPPFSDAAPLRSPSRGPEALGPLAFERVRSAASHPYPFEGVHRGPEAPGQLHSPHLTFERARPAASHSYPSAGVHRSTDSHPTWDGGQQSSFKNYDTQAHQRTSAVTSFVVSRNSGTSVTAKVSRFQDTEEIRSPPFLSKDVNFRNSTQGVPRSHLVTPRIRSPPLVSYEDLHPSVGVEDRLVSPRIRSPPLVSYEDLHPAVGIEEHALPSSEVDSRRELLDHTELRAPQEPSLVSPFDGSYGTGRNFPLKHDNGQVPKRTRPSVSPVGFNSRSNTSFSTPDSRVHKKPLQSASNTISEAAARNLTSVPVAKRTRSPPLLPEDQVFHGNSYATQDGTEREMQAKAKRLARFKVELSKTPQNNPDIVEPGVSANRHEQSNVEGNKLAAYKSTKLATDGTDGNALPEDEGVESSGIIIGLCPDMCPESERAERERKGDLDQYERLDGDRNQTSMSLAVKKYNRTAERDANLIRPMPILQRTIDYLLNLLDKPYNDRFLSIYNFLWDRMRAIRMDLRMQHIFNQEAITILEQMIRLHIIVMHELCEYSRGEGFSEGFDAHLNIEQMNKTSVELFQLYDDHRKKGINIPMEKEFRGYYALLKLDKHPGYMVEPAELSLDLAKMTPEIRQTSEVLFARDVARACRTGNFIAFFRLARKASYLQACLMHAHFSKLRTQALASIHAGLQNNQGLPIADAAKWLAMEEDEIESLSEYHGFAIKSFQEPYIVKEGPFLNGDEDYPTKCSKLVDMKKSRRIVEDVLGSSQVISLSSEATKEILMTKTKKPEPKNISYAEKESPARHVPAIEVTKSVSEVDEKGPNFEVVSSPRDIRQKKQMIQAPIFSSPEDVRQKQQTIQIPIFRQYSEGPRRASAVSPSLRAFSSFTPQPDKADTMKKPNYDALFSNSPEGLMHSGMEQMPLQIESKKAVQERSSVGTYSSRLEYPVFQNMVTDKLEDEEPPDLHQVDENNDVMENSQQEEIEEAKLKLILRLWKRRSLKLRALREKKQLAANAALNSLSLGPPIQLKTDQPNTSGEFDIDLVLRERYKKHGQSWSRLNVSDVIADILGRRNLDARCLCWKTVVCSQMNNLEGDELGQRSHVSGAAPWLLSKLMPSANDVDDDDEDLVISSPGVSIWKKWVRDQSGSDLNCCLSVVKDASSDNPSESVSGASAILFLTSESIPWKLQKVHLHNLLMSIPYGSCLPLLILSGSYKKNVDDSTIVDNLGLHDLDKSRISSFHVVPLVENQQMGQWDGFFSDNRLREGLRWLASESPLQPILHHVKTRELILTYLNSSLDPLDKMKDYEVGPDHCILAFNEALDWSQKKIAAAVESNPSSWPCPEIALLEEFSDEYRFVKWCLPIVGWSSSEKVEPLMSALGDCRLPTFPDSISWLPRCNAGNEIENLRDELENGLIEYLTHSSTMMGPALAIKEAHVMLQRSCRLERQDSCCYIVPNWIMIFRRIFNWRLMGLANGAFSSAYVLESPHLNTVFGNLGKLGLEDTGPSPCYLNQPTLDEVIEVGCGPLSSHRGRPLLESGPALPETSPDGEIHETPNANDWMEDEQSLAHDGEAEIENVSHENGRLENAGREMVVTGEVTKGAENLSILLEQCKMLQNVIDEKLSIYF; translated from the exons ATGTACCCGGGATTTAGCAAGGCGTCAGGACCAACAGGACCGCCGGGATCGCGGCCACTATTCGGAAACTTCGGCAGCGGTCGGCCGCCATCGCCTTCTCCGCCGACCAACCCTCCTTTTTCCGACGCTGCTCCGCTGCGCTCTCCTTCCAG GGGGCCTGAAGCTCTAGGTCCTTTGGCCTTTGAAAGAGTTCGTTCTGCTGCGAGTCATCCTTACCCGTTTGAAGGAGTCCATAG GGGGCCTGAAGCTCCAGGGCAACTGCATTCACCGCATTTGACCTTTGAAAGAGCTCGTCCTGCTGCAAGTCATTCTTACCCATCTGCAGGAGTCCATAG GTCCACAGATTCTCATCCTACTTGGGATGGTGGGCAGCAATCCTCCTTTAAGAATTATGATACCCAGGCTCATCAAAGGACATCTGCCGTCACATCATTTGTTGTTTCTCGTAATTCTGGAACTAGTGTTACTGCCAAGGTGTCCAGATTCCAAGACACTGAAGAGATCAGATCGCCTCCCTTTCTGTCTAAAGATGTCAATTTCAGAAATTCCACTCAAGGTGTCCCTAGAAG TCACTTAGTTACTCCGAGAATACGATCGCCTCCCTTGGTCTCTTATGAGGATTTGCATCCTTCTGTTGGAGTTGAAGA TCGCTTAGTTTCTCCAAGAATACGATCGCCTCCCTTGGTCTCTTATGAGGATTTGCATCCTGCTGTTGGAATTGAAGA GCATGCACTTCCCTCTTCTGAAGTGGATAGTCGTCGGGAGTTACTTGATCATACTGAATTGCGGGCTCCTCAAGAACCTTCTCTAGTATCACCTTTTGATGGGTCTTATGGTACTGGTAGAAATTTTCCTCTGAAACATGACAATGGTCAAGTCCCGAAAAGAACAAG GCCTTCTGTATCTCCTGTTGGGTTCAATAGTAGATCAAATACCAGTTTTAGTACTCCTGATTCTCGGGTACACAAAAAGCCTTTGCAATCTGCAAGCAATACTATTTCTGAAGCTGCTGCAAGAAATTTGACCAGCGTCCCGGTGGCCAAAAGAACAAGGTCACCTCCTTTACTTCCTGAGGATCAAGTGTTTCACGGAAACTCTTATGCCACTCAAGATGGTACTGAACG AGAAATGCAAGCCAAAGCTAAGCGGTTAGCCCGGTTCAAGGTTGAATTAAGTAAAACTCCACAAAACAATCCTGATATTGTAGAGCCAGGGGTTTCTGCAAATCGACATGAGCAATCTAATGTTGAGGGGAACAAATTAGCTGCATATAAATCTACCAAACTGGCTACGGATGGTACTGATGGCAATGCTTTACCTGAGGATGAAGGCGTGGAGTCGTCTGGTATCATTATTGGGTTGTGCCCGGATATGTGTCCTG AGTCAGAAAGGGCAGAACGAGAAAGGAAAGGGGATCTTGATCAATATGAGCGCTTGGATGGGGATAGAAATCAAACCAGCATGTCCCTTGCTGTTAAAAAG TATAACAGAACAGCTGAGCGAGATGCAAACCTGATACGACCAATGCCGATCCTGCAGAGGACAATTGATTATTTGCTCAATTTGCTTGATAAGCCATACAATGATAGGTTTCTTAGCATATACAACTTCCTATGGGATCGAATGCGAGCAATTCGAATGGACTTGAGAATGCAGCACATTTTTAACCAAGAGGCTATTACTATACTGGAGCAAATG ATAAGACTTCACATAATTGTCATGCATGAATTATGTGAATACTCAAGAGGAGAGGGCTTTTCTGAGGGATTTGATGCACACCTCAATATCGAACAGATGAATAAAACATCTGTTGAATTGTTCCAATTGTATGATGATCACAGAAAGAAAGGAATAAACATTCCTATGGAAAAAGAGTTTCGAGGTTACTATGCCCTTCTCAAGCTGGACAAGCATCCTGGGTACATG GTTGAACCTGCAGAGCTCTCACTTGATCTTGCAAAGATGACTCCAGAAATAAGACAAACTTCAGAGGTGCTATTTGCGCGTGATGTAGCCAG AGCTTGCAGAACTGGTAATTTTATAGCTTTCTTTCGACTTGCGAGGAAAGCAAGTTACCTCCAAGCTTGCCTAATGCATGCACACTTCTCAAAG TTACGAACGCAGGCACTTGCTTCTATACATGCAGGTCTCCAGAATAACCAAGGTCTCCCTATTGCAGATGCTGCCAAGTGGCTGGCAATGGAG GAAGATGAAATTGAAAGCCTTTCAGAGTATCACGGGTTTGCAATAAAGTCATTCCAAGAGCCATACATTGTGAAGGAAGGCCCATTTCTCAATGGTGATGAGGATTATCCTACCAAGTGTTCTAAACTGGTCGATATGAAAAAGTCAAGAAGGATAGTCGAGGATGTTTTGGGTTCTAGTCAAGTCATATCCTTGTCTTCTGAAGCAACAAAAGAAATTCTGATGACTAAGACAAAGAAGCCTGAACCAAAAAATATTTCATATGCTGAAAAGGAAAGTCCCGCTCGTCATGTCCCAGCCATTGAAGTAACAAAATCTGTTAGTGAAGTTGATGAAAAAGGGCCTAATTTTGAAGTTGTTTCATCCCCAAGAGATATCAGACAAAAGAAGCAAATGATTCAAGCACCAATTTTTTCATCTCCAGAAGATGTCAGACAAAAGCAGCAAACGATTCAAATACCAATTTTTCGTCAATACAGTGAAGGTCCCCGTAGGGCATCTGCTGTGTCTCCTTCCCTGCGGGCTTTCTCATCATTTACACCCCAGCCTGATAAagctgataccatgaagaagcCAAACTATGATGCTCTTTTTAGTAACTCTCCAGAGGGACTCATGCATTCTGGAATGGAACAAATGCCATTGCAAATTGAGTCAAAAAAAGCTGTACAAGAGAGATCATCTGTTGGTACATATAGTTCCCGTTTGGAATATCCAGTTTTCCAAAATATGGTCACCGATAAGTTGGAAGACGAGGAACCTCCAGATCTCCATCAGGTAGATGAAAACAATGATGTTATGGAGAATTCTCAACAGGAAGAAATTGAGGAGGCAAAACTCAAATTGATACTAAG ATTATGGAAGCGACGTTCTCTGAAGCTAAGAGCACTGCGAGAGAAAAAGCAGTTAGCAGCAAATGCTGCATTGAATTCTTTATCATTGGGACCACCAATTCAACTCAAGACAGAT cAACCAAACACTTCTGGCGAGTTTGACATTGATCTCGTTTTGAGGGAGAGATATAAAAAGCATGGTCAGTCATGGTCAAGACTTAATGTTTCAGATGTAATAGCGGATATACTAGGCAGAAGAAACCTGGATGCTAGATGCCTATGCTGGAAAACTGTTGTATGTTCTCAGATGAACAATCTAGAAGGTGATGAACTGGGGCAGAGGAGCCATGTCTCAGGAGCAGCCCCCTGGTTGCTTTCAAAGCTCATGCCTTCGGCAAATGATGTGGACGATGATGATGAGGATCTTGTAATTTCATCCCCTGGTGTCTCAATATGGAAGAAATGGGTTCGTGACCAATCTGGTTCAGATCTGAACTGCTGTTTGTCTGTGGTCAAGGATGCAAGTTCTGATAATCCAAGTGAAAGTGTATCCGGTGCAAGTGCTATTTTGTTTCTTACATCTGAAAGCATCCCTTGGAAATTGCAAAAAGTCCATCTTCATAACCTTCTGATGTCAATACCTTATGGATCCTGCTTGCCCCTTCTGATCTTAAGTGGCTCATACAAGAAAAATGTTGATGACTCCACTATTGTTGATAATTTGGGTCTCCATGACTTGGATAAGTCAAGAATAAGCAGCTTTCATGTTGTTCCGCTTGTAGAAAACCAGCAAATGGGACAATGGGATGGGTTTTTCAGTGACAACCGACTTAGGGAAGGGCTACGATGGCTTGCAAGTGAATCGCCCCTTCAACCCATTCTTCATCATGTGAAAACACGCGAACTCATTCTGACCTACTTGAATTCTTCATTGGACCCATTAGACAAAATGAAAGATTATGAAGTAGGTCCAGACCACTGTATCCTTGCCTTCAATGAAGCCTTGGATTGGTCACAGAAGAAAATTGCTGCTGCTGTGGAATCAAATCCATCCAGTTGGCCTTGCCCTGAGATTGCTTTGCTGGAGGAGTTCAGTGATGAGTACAGGTTTGTCAAGTGGTGCCTGCCAATTGTAGGATGGAGCTCATCGGAAAAAGTTGAACCGCTAATGTCGGCTCTAGGGGATTGTAGACTTCCAACGTTTCCCGACAGTATTTCGTGGCTGCCCAGATGTAATGCAGGAAATGAGATTGAAAACCTGAGAGATGAACTTGAAAATGGCTTGATTGAATACCTGACGCATTCAAGTACGATGATGGGACCTGCACTTGCTATAAAAGAGGCACATGTTATGCTACAAAGAAGCTGCCGACTTGAGCGCCAGGACTCGTGCTGCTATATAGTTCCGAATTGGATTATGATCTTCCGACGAATTTTCAACTGGCGGTTAATGGGTTTAGCCAATGGGGCCTTCTCTTCAGCCTATGTCTTGGAGAGTCCTCATCTTAACACAGTTTTTGGAAACCTGGGTAAGTTGGGGCTTGAAGATACCGGACCTTCGCCCTGTTACCTTAATCAGCCGACTCTGGATGAAGTCATCGAAGTTGGGTGCGGCCCTCTTTCATCCCATAGAGGACGGCCCTTGCTAGAATCTGGTCCAGCTCTTCCTGAAACATCTCCTGATGGTGAAATCCACGAGACCCCGAATGCAAATGACTGGATGGAGGATGAACAAAGTTTAGCGCACGATGGTGAAGCGGAAATAGAAAACGTATCCCACGAAAACGGGAGGTTGGAGAATGCTGGCAGAGAAATGGTGGTGACTGGAGAAGTGACCAAGGGAGCTGAAAATTTAAGCATATTGCTAGAACAGTGTAAAATGTTACAGAATGTGATAGACGAGAAGCTGTCCAtttatttctaa